The nucleotide sequence TCATGCTCGTAGTGTGGCACTGGGATTACATCACTAGGCCACACACCACGTGTTCATAGCTCAAGTTCGTTTCTTGTCAAAATGCTGACTTTCCTGTTACGATTGGTTATGACACACGATATACTCACCAACAGTTCCCTTCTATATTCAGGTTTGGTCTTTGGTAAATTGACAGGCACCGGGAGAAATGTACTGAAGACTGATGTTATCCATTTCTTTGAGGGATGTAATTTGTCAACTACTGATATAAAAGTTGAGTACAACAAGGCATATAATCCACTCGGCATGTATGTCTTTCTTTTACTCTCCTGTTTCATTGATTTAGTTCCTGTGGGTTTTGATGGATAATGTTTGCATGGATATTGTTTGCATGGATAAAGCAAATTCGTCACAAACTGGATATTGTTTGCATGGATGTGCATCTTGTTTCCCGATTGTTTGCAAGGGGTAATATATTCACACTTCCTTTGTTCTTTTTTGATGCACATGGTGAATGCTGAGCTAACCTTTTGACTGGGAAAAGGAATCATATACTTAGCATGTAGTTGATATatgaaagaaaatgtttttcataCTGTTGCCGTTTAGTGAATTTGGTATATTTTAGGATTTGACTTGGCCAATCAATGAACAGTTACTGTGATCTTCTGTTTGTATGCTTCTGACCTTCTTCCATAGAATTATTAGAAACCACAAGATTCGAAGAGTTTaatgtttgtttttttttaaatcatgccCTTTTGCCATGGTCTTCTGTCTTCATGCCTTCTGAACTTCTTCCAGAGAACTATTAGAAACCGAACATTTCGAAGAGTTTAATGTTTGTTGTAGAGAAACTCATGCCTTATGAGGAAAAACAGAATATTTAGTaaaaaatctgattttttttaGCTCTTTGATTGTTCTATAAATTTTTTGTAACATGATATGCACAGAATTAACTTTACTTTCATCCAATCTCTTTATGTGCGATTCATGAAGAACCAGATAACATGTTCAGCATCATTTAATTTTGTAAATTTGGACAAGTGGAACATATTTTTTTGATGTTTGTTTCTTAAGTGATACATTCAGATATTCAGTTGCTTCATCATACtcttcttggattttttttttccaatttcaTACATCGGCATTAGTATCATTGACATTATATTACACACTTTATATGTAAAAGATTGACAATCTGAAAGCCAAAACATTACTTGTGAAAATAGGTTGTTGCAGTTCTCTTCCCGATCTTCATTTGACATGGCAGTGAGGCAAACTGTTAGAAAAGGCCGCCTGTACAAGTTAGAGAAAGTAAGAGCAGCTAAACCTGTTCTCCAAAGTTTAGTTGATTTATTCGATGAACTTCTTAGCTGAATGACCATAATTATTATCTTACAGGTGGATCGCTCCCATTGGGACTTTACAACCTCATATGATGGGAAAGCAGTGAGTAATCTATTATATTTCTTTATTAAAGTCAAAATATTTGGTTATCTAATATTTATGTGCATTATTTAATTCAGTCCTTAAGAGTGAGGAATTTTCAAGAGTCTAATTTAGCGAATTCTATTAGTTGGGGATATCATGTACATACACCCATGCTATTACTTTGTTCCATATTTGTAGAGAATTTGCGCACTATTCTGATAGATTGCTTAAAGTAGATGATTAAGCATAAAGGTAAGATTACTTTCAATTTGGAAGGAGATTTTTGGCTTTTGATCAAGATGAATTTCTTGATGTCCTCTGAAGACAAAGTGAAGTGATTGTTGAACATTACATAATCTACTGATGATTGTTTAGGTTTCAACTACCAGAGCTGTGCCCTTGATGATCACATTGATTTAGCTTGATGATCATATTGATTTTCCATTTCTATGCAACAGTCACATTGATTTCCTTTTCCAACAGATCCAACATATAGACAATGAAGTGATTTTCATATTGGCAGATTATCGATTATGAGTTTTAGTTTGTTGGTTGCAATTCTCCATTAAGAAAATTCAAGAATTTGATCCATATTTTGGTAGGAAGTAAGATCTTTGTTTGAGGGATCAGAACGTTAGATTTGCTTGCACTATCTAAGATGGTAAGGAAGCTGCAGAGGACCTGAGATTTTTTTATATTGATCAAAGCCTGAGTGACTATCAAGAGAATCTTAGCAGCTAGAGATGTTTGCATATTGTTGGGTGTTATTAAATGTCAAGCTGAACGTTTTCTTACTATTGGATGAATAAAACAATGAACTAAACAATCAAATCTGCAATCTTATCTAAGATTAGATAAATTAAAAACCATAGTGATGATTGCATATTAAATAAGAATTGTTAGCAGGCGATAACAATGGAGTAAAGAGATTTTAGGAATGAAGAGCACATGGAGAGACCGAGAGAGGACTCCAGAGAGGTTATAGTTGAACTTGTCTCCAAAATTCATTTTTGATTAGATAAAAAGAAAGTTGGACACCACTTGAGACTTATTTAAAGACAGTAGACACGGGATTTGATTACTTTTTTTCAAACCTAGACTGGATATGAAGTATCTATATTCTATTGTCAACTAATGTATTCATGCAGATATATCAAGACCAGTAAAATTTTGTGAAGTTTTGGTTATCCAATGGCAGCTAACTTATTGAAACCTATAATCTTTTATTTCTGCCAAGGCAAATAACTATTCCTATACATTGTTAATTGTCATTAGTATATCATTTAAGTGACCATGGCCAATGCATGCTTagtttgattcttggtttgcactgTCTTCATCGTGCAGTTGTATTGTCACAATTGCTTTTTGTTTTGGCTgaaatattgaacaactattttGGATATATTGTTCACCCATAAGTCAGATGACTAATTACAGTGTCATATATTATACTGTAAAAACTATTCTGTGATTATGTTCTGTATTTCTGTCTTAACTTGTGGTTAAACTGATAGAATATTTGTGTTAAAATGTTTGACAGGTTCTGCTGCAAGGTATTCCTCGTAATGCCCTTCAAGAAGACATAGAGCGCTTTTTGAGTGGTTGCAACTTTGATCCTTCGAGATTTCAGACCTTTGTCAGGTGTCATACTCCCCCATTATTTGCATTTATGTAGGTTTGTATCATTTAACATTAGGTACCTTATATTATTTCCTCATTGCAGGCAAGGTTTCCCAGATCCTATAAGGGTTTCACTTGTCCACTTCCCTACGCGAATTGATGCAATGAACGCCATCTGTTGGAAAAACAGGAGTTTCTGTCTCAACAATCCTATCACGATGCGAGTTCTCCAATAGATGGATGTGCTCTTTCCATTAGAACGACGTGGTATGGATTGGTTGGTGTGATGAGCTTATCTTTGCTGAGTTACAGAATCTTTGTTGCATTTAGCTGGTTGGTTCACTCAATCTGCTACGTATTTGCAGTGACCTACACACTAGGACAGCCAAAGGCTACAAAGTTTTGGATCTGATTTCAGTACTCCTAATTGCATCATTACATATTTCAGATTCCAAAAGCTACTGATTTATATGCTACAAGTTCATGAATAATAGTCTTTTTCAGTTGCTTGACAAGAAGGTTAAACCTAAGGGTTGTCTGGTCCAGTTAGATTAATTTTACTGGTGCAGTCTTCTGAGATGAGTATTTGAAACATCTAATTCTGGGTGCTATTTCTTCAGTTAGATTATTGTGGATGCATGTTAGTGTCTGTAATCATGTGCATATTATCCAGTTATCTTAGTGCTGCTCTAATCATTTATACATGGTTTATATGACAAAATTACAACATATCATCAAATACATGCAAGTACTGATCAACTACTAACGTACTCAGAATAATGACCGACCAATTGTAACATCTTTCTTTATGTTTGGAATCGGTAGCTACATAAACGCCACAGCCAATGCCCAGTTGAATGAGAAGCTGCTTATAATTACCTCTCCAATGCCCTGCAAGAGTTTTAGAATAAAATGCTACCCTTATTGGGTGATAAACATAGTCATGTAGTAGATATTTGAATGATACAAGGGAACCATTCAACCTGATGTGGTTTTAGAATGACATGCCACCTTTACATCCAAAAGATTAGTTTTGGTGTTTGAGAGTTCAAATACTAGTCTAACTATAGTTAAGTTGGTAAAAACTATATTAGATCATGCTGTGTTAATATCATTAATGAGAATGAAAGGGTTAGAGTATCTCCAGGATATAATACTAAGGGTTAAGGTGTAGCGCACTGTCAACATATCTATTCTTGGCAACAGTGATGAAGATAAGATTTAaggtttttattaattatgctagcTATTACAAGTTTGGTAGTCAGCTAGCTATCATCATCACCTTCCACACATCACAAATTTGGTAGCTAACTAGCTATATCACCTTCGATACTTCAAACAAATTTGGTAATTAGAAGTGGGGGAAAAAAGAGAGGAAATGTGATGGAAGGAGTCGtaggagaggaaggagaataCAAGGTTTTCATCTTCAAAACCATAAGAAACATACATAGTAGTTTGCCCAGCAGTGAGTGAGGGAAAGAGACGAGTGCTCTGGACGGAGTCGTAAAAGTAGCGATGGCGACTGTCGATTGCTCTACTACGGAGTTAGGGACTGCAAAAAGGAATCAATCAACGGTGTTATCGGATTGCATTCACTTGAACCCGAATCCGACAAACTTATGAATTCAAAACAGGATTCGTACGGTACCAGGTTTGTGCGCATTATTGCGTGCAGGTAAGAAGGAGAGGGGACCCATCCCCAATCCAACAAGTTTATTGAAGTTTAGATAAAATATTGAGGCTCCTCCGTAAACAATAAATTAGGCAAGAAGTTGAAACTACATTCCACATACTCTTTAAGTGACTAACTTCAAATCAATCATAGTTGGCAGTCACATTTCCGTAATAACCATCACTTTGAGTACACAATTTTAAATAATAAGATATTTAGAATAGTACATTGTGGTGTATATTATTTTTAACGatttaataagatattattattataataaaatttgagCTTCCAATATACTATAATGTAGGTATTGTCAGAACGCTCATCAAATCGATATGAAACAGATGATATGTTTCGATGCAGACGTAGAAAATAACGATTCATGAGCCCTCTCATTGTTATCCTCTTATCGTCATCCCCTCTTCCTTCCTCGTCGAAGGTCTTTCTTTTCTCCTTCGTTTTTATAACATTAGTATCGATTTCTCCTCcactgtcttttttttttcttcttcttcatctttataACATTAGTATTGATATATCAAGATATCTCGATACATCAATATGGATCGATATGAATATAATATAATTCTTGCTATTATGTGTGtatttattcaacaaattaatttTACAATGTGTAGGGGCAATTAAAAAGAATGGCAAGTCAATCACCGGCGTTGGGCCTCATAATGTTCAATTTGTGTACATAACTTTAACATATAGAACGGAAAATATTGATCTATAAAGACTAAATAATCATATTATTACCTATTAGACACTTTTGAGTTAATGATTCAAGATCAATAAATTTAATCAATGGATTAATCCATCAACCGCGATCGTGACAATTAGATGGCCAATTAGTGAGGTCTCACGCTACTGCTACAGGATACAAACGAGACTAATCTACGGATATGCTTCCAACTTCATAAAGGGATTTCTTTCGCATAAGATCCTGACTTCCTCCTGAAATCATACACCACCAAAGCAACAAGAAAAATATTTATGACCATCGAAATAAGTTTCAAAGATTATTTCACCCTTCatactcaatttcatgcttcaACAGAGATATTATCAGCAAGTGGAACTGCATCCAGATTCATCTTCTCACCTTGAAACCAACGCTACTTCCCACAAGAGAAGAAATCCTCAGTCTCACTGCCAAACCAAAGAGCAACATTAAATGACTCCGAGTCAAATACTGTCCTGTTGCTCAATAATAAGCACAAGTACTATTTCACAAGATCACTTAGATCCCTATACC is from Musa acuminata AAA Group cultivar baxijiao chromosome BXJ1-6, Cavendish_Baxijiao_AAA, whole genome shotgun sequence and encodes:
- the LOC103988885 gene encoding uncharacterized protein LOC103988885 is translated as MAASKLFFLKSALRSRISPQNHPLIRMVQLRRLSTEGEKPQDASEDPFLRSSEEGLVFGKLTGTGRNVLKTDVIHFFEGCNLSTTDIKVEYNKAYNPLGMLLQFSSRSSFDMAVRQTVRKGRLYKLEKVDRSHWDFTTSYDGKAVLLQGIPRNALQEDIERFLSGCNFDPSRFQTFVRQGFPDPIRVSLVHFPTRIDAMNAICWKNRSFCLNNPITMRVLQ